In Humulus lupulus chromosome 7, drHumLupu1.1, whole genome shotgun sequence, the following are encoded in one genomic region:
- the LOC133788222 gene encoding superoxide dismutase [Mn], mitochondrial-like — protein MALGSLSRKTLAELGRNGGRLGFVRGLKTFTLPDLPYDYGDLEPVISAEIMMLHHQKHHQAYITNYNKALEQLDQAIAKGDASTVVKLQSAIKFNGGGHINHSIFWNNLAPVQKGGGEPPKKSLGWAIDMQFGSLDTLIQKINSEGAALQGSGWVWLALDKELKKITVETTANQDPLVTKGSTLVPLLGVDVWEHAYYLQYKNVKPDYLKNIWKVINWTYACEVYERGSS, from the exons ATGGCACTTGGAAGTTTGAGCAGGAAAACCCTAGCGGAGCTTGGTAGAAATGGAGGACGATTAGGGTTTGTTCGTGGGTTAAAGACGTTCACGTTGCCGGACTTGCCTTATGATTACGGCGACCTGGAGCCGGTCATTAGCGCCGAGATCATGATGCTCCATCACCAGAAGCACCATCAGGCCTACATCACCAACTACAACAAAGCCCTCGAGCAGCTCGACCAAGCCATCGCCAAGGGCGACGCCTCCACCGTCGTTAAATTGCAGAGTGCCATCAAATTCAACGGCGGAG GCCATATAAACCACTCTATATTCTGGAACAATCTGGCCCCTGTTCAA AAAGGTGGTGGTGAGCCTCCAAAGAAATCACTGGGATGGGCCATTGACATGCAGTTTGGCTCACTAGACACTCTAATTCAGAAAATTAACTCTGAAGGTGCTGCTCTGCAAGGTTCTGGGTGGGTG TGGCTTGCTCTTGATAAAGAGTTGAAGAAGATTACTGTTGAAACCACAGCAAACCAG GATCCGCTTGTGACTAAGGGGTCGACTTTAGTCCCTCTGCTCGGAGTAGATGTGTGGGAGCATGCGTACTACTTACAG TACAAAAATGTGAAGCCTGATTATCTGAAGAACATATGGAAGGTTATTAACTGGACATATGCATGTGAAGTTTATGAGAGAGGGTCTTCTTAA
- the LOC133788224 gene encoding UDP-xylose transporter 3 yields MGESQKFQLGTIGALSLSVVSSVSIVICNKALISTLGFTFATTLTSWHLLVTFCSLHVALWMKLFEHKPFDARAVMGFGVLNGISIGLLNLSLGFNSVGFYQMTKLAIIPCTVFLETIFFRKQFSRTIQFSLIILLLGVGIATVTDLQLNALGSFLSLLAVLTTCVAQIMTNTIQKKFKVSSTQLLYQSCPYQAMTLFIIGPFLDGLLTNKNVFAFKYTPQVLFFIVLSCLISVSVNFSTFLVIGKTSPVTYQVLGHLKTCLVLTFGYVLLRDPFSWRNILGILVAVVGMVLYSFYCTRESQQKASEVPVQLSQAKEVESDPLLSVENGNGLHGDGGPKSPVWTSNKDLHA; encoded by the exons ATGGGTGAGAGCCAGAAGTTCCAGTTGGGGACTATTGGGGCTTTGAGTTTGTCGGTGGTGTCTTCCGTGTCCATTGTGATTTGCAACAAGGCGCTCATTAGTACTCTTGGTTTCACTTTTG CTACGACTTTGACAAGCTGGCATCTTTTGGTCACATTTTGTTCCCTTCACGTAGCATTATGGATGAAACTGTTTGAACATAAGCCTTTTGATGCAAGAGCTGTCATGGGATTCGGTGTACTAAATGGAATCTCCATTGGACTTCTGAATCTTAGCCTGGGTTTCAACTCTGTTGGTTTCTATCAG ATGACAAAATTGGCAATCATCCCCTGTACTGTTTTTTTAGAGACTATATTCTTTAGGAAGCAATTCAG TAGGACCATCCAGTTCTCACTTATAATCCTTCTTTTGGGGGTTGGGATTGCAACAGTGACTGATCTTCAGCTCAATGCCTTGGGATCCTTCTTGTCCCTGCTTGCAGTTCTTACAACTTGTGTTGCTCAGATT ATGACAAACACTATCCAAAAGAAGTTCAAAGTTTCTTCAACGCAACTTCTGTATCAGTCTTGCCCCTATCAAGCTATGACTCTGTTCATTATTGGTCCATTTCTTGATGGGCTTTTGACCAATAAAAATGTCTTCGCTTTCAAATACACCCCGCAAGTGTTG TTCTTCATTGTTTTGTCTTGCCTAATATCGGTCTCTGTAAACTTCAGTACATTTTTGGTTATTGGAAAGACATCTCCCGTTACCTATCAGGTCCTTGGACATCTAAAAACATGCCTAGTTTTGACATTTGGCTATGTTCTACTTCGGGACCCATTTAGCTGGCGCAACATTCTGGGGATTTTAGTTGCTGTAGTTGGAATGGTACTCTATTCTTTCTATTGCACTCGTGAGAGCCAGCAGAAGGCCAGTGAAGTCCCTGTGCAGCTGTCTCAG GCAAAAGAAGTTGAATCGGATCCGTTGTTAAGTGTCGAAAATGGAAATGGGTTGCATGGTGATGGTGGTCCAAAGTCTCCAGTGTGGACTTCAAATAAAGACCTTCATGCTTAA